A single window of Drosophila suzukii chromosome 3, CBGP_Dsuzu_IsoJpt1.0, whole genome shotgun sequence DNA harbors:
- the tll gene encoding protein tailless, with protein sequence MQSSEGSPDMMDQKYNSVRLSPAASSRILYHVPCKVCRDHSSGKHYGIYACDGCAGFFKRSIRRSRQYVCKSQKQGLCVVDKTHRNQCRACRLRKCFEVGMNKDAVQHERGPRNSTLRRHMAMYKDAMMGAGEMPQIPAEILMNTAALTGFPGVPMPMPGLPQRPHHPGHMAGFQPPPSAAAVLDLSVPRVPHHPHHQGHHGFFSPTAAYMNALATRALPPTPPLMAAEHIKETAAEHLFKNVNWIKSVRAFTELPMPDQLLLLEESWKEFFILAMAQYLMPMNFAQLLFVYESENANREIMGMVTREVHAFQDVLNQLCHLNIDSTEYECLRAISLFRKSPPSASSTEDLANSSILTGSGSPNSSASAESKGLLESGKVASMHNDARSALHNYIQRTHPSQPLRFQTLLGVVQLMHKVSSFTIEEIFFRKTIGDITIVRLISDMYSQRKI encoded by the exons ATGCAGTCGTCGGAGGGTTCGCCAGATATGATGGATCAGAAATACAACAGCGTGCGCCTGTCGCCAGCGGCATCAA GCCGCATATTATACCATGTGCCCTGCAAAGTCTGCCGAGATCATAGTTCCGGCAAGCACTACGGCATCTATGCCTGTGATGGCTGTGCCGGCTTCTTCAAGAGGAGCATTCGGCGATCCCGGCAATACGTGTGCAAGTCCCAGAAGCAGGGTCTCTGTGTGGTGGACAAGACACACAGGAACCAGTGCCGAGCCTGCCGCTTGAGGAAGTGCTTCGAGGTGGGCATGAACAAGGATGCAGTGCAGCACGAGCGGGGACCCAGGAACTCCACTTTGCGTCGCCACATGGCCATGTACAAGGATGCCATGATGGGTGCCGGCGAGATGCCTCAGATTCCTGCCGAGATCCTGATGAACACGGCTGCGCTGACTGGCTTTCCTGGAGTCCCGATGCCCATGCCTGGTCTGCCCCAGAGACCCCATCATCCTGGCCATATGGCTGGCTTCCAACCTCCTCCGTCGGCCGCTGCTGTCTTGGATTTATCCGTGCCCCGCGTTCCCCATCATCCCCACCATCAGGGTCACCACGGGTTCTTCTCGCCCACCGCTGCCTACATGAATGCCCTGGCCACCAGGGCTCTGCCCCCCACTCCTCCTCTGATGGCTGCGGAGCACATCAAGGAAACCGCCGCCGAACATCTCTTCAAGAACGTCAACTGGATCAAGAGCGTGAGGGCCTTCACCGAACTGCCCATGCCCGATCAACTCCTGCTGCTCGAGGAGTCCTGGAAGGAGTTCTTCATCCTGGCCATGGCCCAGTACCTCATGCCCATGAACTTTGCCCAGCTGCTGTTCGTCTACGAGTCGGAGAACGCCAACCGGGAGATCATGGGCATGGTGACCCGCGAGGTGCACGCCTTCCAGGATGTCCTCAACCAACTGTGCCACCTGAACATCGACAGCACCGAGTACGAGTGCCTGAGGGCCATCTCCCTCTTCCGGAAGTCGCCCCCGTCGGCCAGTTCTACCGAGGATCTGGCCAACAGTTCCATTCTCACCGGAAGTGGCAGTCCCAACTCCTCGGCCTCCGCTGAGTCTAAGGGTCTCTTGGAATCGGGAAAGGTGGCGTCGATGCACAACGATGCCCGGAGTGCCCTGCACAACTACATCCAGAGGACCCATCCCTCACAGCCCCTGCGGTTCCAGACCCTCCTGGGAGTGGTCCAGCTGATGCACAAGGTCTCCAGCTTCACCATCGAGGAGATCTTCTTCCGAAAGACCATCGGTGACATCACCATCGTGCGGCTCATCTCCGACATGTACAGTCAGCGCAAGATCTAA